The genomic DNA TGGTCGAGCGTCACGAGAAGGTCGCGCACGATCCGGACAGCCGGAAGCGACCGCTGCTTCTTCTTGTCACTGTCCTCGCCGGGAACGAGCGAAAGGAGGTCGCTGACGAGCCGGTGGAGCGCCCAGCCGAGCGCTACCCGCTGCTGGTTTTCGGGGAACCGTGCCAGGCGAGCGGCCCGCTCGAGCGCATCCGCGGCCGCCCGAAGATCCCAGACGGCGAGGAAGCGGTAGGCGCTCGCCAGTTCGTCACGCGCGAGATCCTCGGCCGGTGCCAGCAGCTTCTGGTCAAGCCGGAGGAGCGCGCCGAGCCGTTCGGCGACCAGGGCGGCGATCGCTCCCTCACGCAGCGCATCGGTCACCCGCCGCACGCGCTTGGGGACAACGACGGGATCCTCACCGGCGAACCGCTGCTGGCGGAGTTCGTCGACCCGTTCGGCTACGGCCGCGAGCAACTGTTCGGTCTCCTCGCGATCAGCCACCTGTTCGGGCTTGTCGGTCGACGGCACCTGTGCAACCGGCCGGGCAGCCATCGCCTCGATCCTCGCTCGTATCACGAACCTCGGCAGCGATCGTAGCGGAGAGGAGGGTGCGCTGTCCAGCCGCCCGGCCAGGCGGAACGAGTGCGTGGTCGCCCGAGCGATACCGTAGTGCGTCCGGCGCGACCGAGCAGACGATGCGACTGGGATAGTGACAAGCGACGGCTGACCCATGCTGTGGCAGCGCGTCGAGGCGCTGGCGTCCCAGGGAACAGTGACCGGCTGCCACCCGGGCGGTGGCTGGCGTTATACTCGAGCCCCAAGAGGCGACTTGCCGGGGCCAAGGCGCACGAAGCCGGTGCAGGCTGGCGATGGATGGGGAGCAGCGGGCACGAGGGGGTATCGCATGGCTGAGCAGCTCGTTCACCCGACACCGATGCGTGGCGTGCCGCAGCCGAGGCGCGAGGACGTGCTCGGACAACCACGCCTCACCGTTCTCGGCCATCCTGTGGTGACGGCACTCTTGACGGTCGCCCGGGACGAGCGGACGCCGCCGGCCGAGTTCGAGCGCGTCCTCCACGAGCTGACGCGCTTTTTGCTCTATGAAGCACTGCGTGCCGAACCGCTGGAAACGTTCCGCGTCCCCTCGCCGACCGGTGAGGAAGCGGATGGCGGCGCGATCCGCGCCGGGCTGGCGGTACTAGCGATCCTGCGGGCAGGGCTCGGGATGCTCGCACCGGTGCGGCAACTCATCCCGGCAGCACCGATCTATCTCGTGGGTGCGCGGCGTGACGAGGAGACACTGCGCTCGACCATCTACTACAAGAAGCTCCCCGGCCGCTTCGACGTGCTGCGCCACGTGGTGATCGTCGACCCGATGCTGGCGACCGGCGGCTCGGCAGTGGCGACAGTGCAACTCCTGCGGCAGACCTACGACGGGCCGATCTCGTTCCTCGGCATCATCGGTGCACCGTACGGGGTCCAGCACTTGCTCGATGCCGACCCGGACGTCCGCATCTACCTGGCAGCGCTCGACGAGCGGCTGGACGACCGTGGCTTCATCGTGCCGGGGCTGGGTGATGCTGGCGACCGGCTCTTCGGTACGCACTGAGAGCGGCGACGCGTTGCCTTCGCTCGGGAGCACGAAGCGCGTGATACGAAACGGCCAGCGGGAACGAGCCAGGCGAACGCCGGTGGCCAGGCTCCTGGTGTGGGTCGTGCTTCTCCTCGTTGCAGCGAGCCCGCTCGGCAACCCGGGGCCGACCAGGGCAGAACCCGCTGCACGCGCCGCACCGTCCGCACTCGACTGGGCAGTCGCGATCGACCCGCTCCGATGTCCGGTCGAGCGCGCCAGTGGACTGTATGCCGCGTGCCTGGCGCGCGTACCGGCCGACCAGGAGCCGATCGCACCGGACGGCACGTGGTGGCGCCTGCGCTTTGCCGACCGAGCTCGCGCGGCCGAGTGGGTGGCACGGCTGCTCCAGTCACCCGGCGTGCGGTACCTCGAGCCGGCTGTCCAGTTGACCTACCAGTGGATGCCGAGCGAACCGCTCGTCGCGCAGCAGAGCTGGCTCACGGTCAGCGGTTTCCCACGTGCCTGGGACGACACGATCGGCCGCGCGGACGTCGTGGTGGCGGTGATCGATTCCGGCGTCGCAGCGTCCCATCCCGACCTGGCTGGGAAGCTGCTTCCGGGATACGACTACCTGCACCGTGACGATGATCCGGACGACGAGGCCGGGCACGGGACGGCGGTGGCGGGGATCATCGCTGCGGCCGTGAACGGTCAGGGTATCGCCGGTGGCGCACCGGGCGTGCGCCTCCTGCCGCTCAAGGTCGGCGACCAGATCGGCGCCAGCTCCTTCCTGATCGCCGAGGCCGTGTACGGTGCGATGGAACGCGGAGCGCAGGTCATCAACCTGAGCCTCGGTGCCGATACACCGAGCGCTGCGCTCGAGCACGCGATCGAGCAAGCATACGAGCAGGGGATCGTCGTGGTCGCAGCAGCCGGCAACTCGCCGGACGCGGTCACCTTCCCGGCCAGCTACCCGGAGGTGATCGCGGTCGGAGGCGCGACGGCGGACGGCAAGCGGCTGGCGAGCTTCACGTCGCGCTTGACGCGCGTGGACCTCGTCGCACCGGCCGAGAACGTGCTGACGACCAGCTGGGACGGCCAGGAACCCGGCTGGCAGCCACGCACCGGCACCTCGTTCGCCGCACCGATCGTCAGTGCGGCCGCAGCCCTGGTCCGCTCGGTCGCGCCGGACAGCAGCGTCGAGTGGGTGCGCCAGGCGCTGCGCGAAACCGCCCAGCCGCTCGACCCGCCCGGTCAACCGGGCGCTGGGAGCGGGCTGCTCTCGGCGAGCGGAGCGGTCGAGCGCGCGGTGGTGCGCCGCTTCGCCCAGGCCTGGCAACGGGCCGACCTCCCAGTGGCAGCCGGGCAGGCGACCCGCTCGTGGGTGTGGGGCCCCAGCGCCTTCGCGCTCGGCCGCGAGCCGTACCAGGAGACGCGCGCCGGAACGCGCGCGGTCGCCTACTTCGACAAGGCGCGGCTCGAGCTCACCGACCCTGACCGACCGCCGAGCGATCCCTGGGCGGTGACGTCGGGACTCCTGGCGAAAGAACTCAGCACCGGCCTCATGCAGGTCGGCGACGCGACCTTCGTGCGCCTCCAGCCGGCGACCGTGCCGGTCGCCGGTGATCCCGACGACCCGACGGGACCGACCTACGCCACCCTGGCGACGGTACTGGCCGCACCGCCGCTCGACGAGGGCGAGCCAGTCGTGCAGACGATCGACCGGGCAGGACGGATCGGGAGCGAGGAGCGCCTGGCCCAGTACGGCGTGCGCGCCGGTCCGCTCGTACCGGAAACCGGGCACCGGATCGCCTCGGTGTTCTGGGACTTCCTCCAACGCCGGGACACCGTCTATGCGGACGGAGCGTTCCAGACCGACCAGTTGTTCTCGCCACTCTTCGCCGTCACCGGCTTCCCGATCACCGAGGCGTACTGGACGCGCGCCAAGGTCGGCGGAGTCGAGCGAGACGTCCTCGTGCAGTGCTTCGAGCGTCGTTGCCTCACCTACACGCCGGACAACCCACCCGGCTGGCGCGTCGAGTTCGGCAACGTCGGACAGCACTACTATCGCTGGCGGTACGGCAGGCTTCCCGACCGGCCACCAGCCAGCGACCCCGCGGCGATGGCGCCGGTGGACGGTAGCGGACACCACTGAAGCGGCGTAGACTGACCCCTGGCCAGCCCGGCAGCGAGCCTGCCGGGTGTGCTGAGGGGAGTACGGGAGACAGTGCGACCAGGCACGAGCGCGCCAGCAGGGAGCGCGGCATCAGGCGGTGCCCCGAACTGGCAGCGGACACTCGCGGCACTCTGGCTCGCGCAAACGCTGACGATCATCGGGTTCAGCCTGCGGACACCCTTCCTACCGTTCTTCATCGCCGAACTCGGTGCGCGCGATCTCCGATCGCAGGTCCTCTGGGCCGGGGCGATCAATGCCGGGGGCGCCGCGGTGATGGCGATCACCGCGCCGCTGTGGGGCGCGCTGGCCGACCGCTACGGCCGCAAGCTGATGGTCCTGCGGGCGATGGCAGCTGGGTCGCTCACGATCGGCCTGATGGCACTGGCCACGAGCCCGTGGCAGCTCTTCGTCCTGCGGCTCATCGAGGGAGGCTTCACCGGCACGGTCACCGCGTCGACGACGCTGGCCGCCTCGACCGTCCCGAAGGAGCGGCTCGGCTTCGGACTGGGCCTGATGCAGATGGCCGTCTTCTCGGGATCAGCGATCGGCCCACTGATCGGTGGGGTGCTGGCCGACCAGATCGGCTACCGGGCGACCTTCGCCCTGGCCGGGAGCCTCCTCCTCGTCTCGGCACTGCTCGTCTTCTTCCTCGTCGAAGAGCGGTTCGAGCCGCCACCCCGGCGCACCGGCCAGCGCGCGGCGGGCAGCGAGACCTGGCGGCTGTTGCTGGCACCAGCACTGCTCGGGATCGTCGTCAGCCTGTTCGCCTTGCGGGCAGCCAGCATGGCGCTGCAACCGATCGTCCCGCTCCTCGTCGAGCAGCTGGCGCGCGGTTCGCAAGCCGTCAACTCCCTGGCTGGGCTGGCGATGGGGGTGAGCGGCGTCACCAGCGCGGTCGCGTCGGTCGGGCTCGGTCGGCTGAGCGACCGGATCGGCCAGCGACCGTTGCTGGTCGCGAGCGGCGCGCTGGCGGCGGCGACGTTCCTGCCGCTCGGCCTGACGACCCAGGTCTGGCAGGTCATCGTGCTGCAGGCACTCTTCGGTATCGCTTCCGGCGGCATGCTACCGACCGCGAACGCCCTGGTCGCGCGCCTGACACCCGAAGAGCGGCGGGGGACCGTCTACGGGTTCACGACGACCGCCTCGTCGCTGGGAGCTTTCGTGGGCCCCTTGGTCGGCACGGCGCTCGCGGCCGCGCTGGGGCTCCACGCGCCGTTCCTCGCGATCGGGCTGGCGCTGGCGGCGACGGTCGCCTGGGTCAGCCGAGCACTGCCGCCGGTCGAACCAGGCGAGCGTGCGACTGCGCTGGAGACCGGCCGCGACTGAGGGGCGAGCGCCGGCGTCCCCGAGCTGGCGAGCCGCGTTGCGCGTCTTCCTCGATACGCTCGCTCCGCGCGGCAGGCCATCCGTGGTCACTCCGCTCCTGCCCCTGGAACGATCGGCGGCCAGAACACGGTCGATTCCGTTTGCCGGATCGGCAGTGCAGGTGCTATCCTTCGGTCGACCGACCGACTGTCCTGAAGGGACGCCGCATGGCGCGTATCCTGCTCGTCCCGGACGACGCGCTCGGCTGGCAGGACCTGGCTGCCCAGCTGGCCCGCTGCCCGGGAATCACGGCCGTCCAGCTGGCCGGCAACCCTGCCACCGCCGCGCAGCTCGGCGTCACCTGGCAGCCCGACCTGGTCCTCCTCGGGGCCGGTCTCCTGCGCGAGCAGCTCGACCCAGGGCTGAGAGGGCTGGTCCAGCGGGCTCCGAGCGTGCTCCTGGCCCACGCACTTCCCGCCCAGCTCCTCGCGGCGCTGCTCGACGCGGGGTTGCCCCTGCGTGGCGTCCTCACCTGGGTCGATCTCGACCGGGCAGCGGTGCCCGCGGTGGCCGCGCTCCTGACGCAGAGCCCGCTCCCGGTCGCCGGGCCGACAGCGGCTGCCCAGCTGGCCGCGCTGTGGCGGGAGCAGGTGGGGCGTCCGCGGCTCAGTCCGGTGGAGCAGCGGCTCCTGCCGCTCCTGGCCGAGTGGGACCTCACCTACGCAGCGATCGCTGCCCGGATGGGAGTGACACCGGCGACGGTCAAGGCGCGGGTGCGGCGGCTCGCCCTCGAGCTCGGTGTCCCCGCGGGACGGGGTCCAGTGGTCGAGGCAGCCCGCCAGCGCGGCTTGCTCCCACCCTGAGCGGGCCGGGCCGACGCGGCACGCGCCGCCGGACGACAGCAGTGTCGTCCAAAGGAGACTGGTCGCTGCACCCGACCGCTGGCGACACTCCCGGTGCGGGAACCGGACACCGCGAAGGAGGTGTGCATCTGCAGTGGATACTGGCCTCCGACGGAGCCTGCGGGCGCTGCCGCGCCATCGCCGAGCGGGTCGTGGCGTTGGGCGGTGGACGGCTCGCAGCGCGGAGCCTGCGCGACCCAGCGGTCGCTGCCTGGCGCGAGCGGGCACTGGGGCCGGAGGCGCCCTGGGAGCCGGTGCTGCTCGCGGTCGCTGGTGACCGCCTACAGGCGTACACCGGGCGGCGGCTCGTGCTCCAGCTGGTGCGGCTGCTCGGGGTGCGGCGGGGGCTGGCGCTGGCGAGCGAACTGCGGGCGCTCGCGCCGCCGGCCGGAGCGGGTCCGGCGCTCACCCGGCGGCGGGTACTCGGGCGCTTGGCTGGACTCGGCACCGCGCTCGGGCTCCTGGCGAGCGGCAAGCTGGCGGTGCCGGGCGGGGCGCACGCCCGGGGGCAGGACGGTGGGCGGCCCTGGTGGGCGGTGGAGCCGATAAAGACGAGCGTGCTCGATCCGGCAGCCAGGGAGAAACTCCTGGCGGAGTTCGTGGCCGGGCCTGACCTTCCGGCGGTGCTCGGTGCGGCAGAGCTTGCCGCGGTGCAGGCGGCCGAGCACCGGCTGGCCGACGGGCGGACGCTGTGGGCGGCAGCTCTGGCACTGCCCGATGACCAGGTACTGGCCTACTACGTGGATGACGCTGGCCAGAAGATCGTGCTGCACTATCGTATAGTGACGCACGGTGTTCGGCCCCAGCTCGCGCCCGTGACTCCGACCGGCGGCGTACAGCGTGCGTCAACACTCCCCGAAAGAGAGCTCCTGGCTCAACGAACGTGTTCTCCTCCTCTCATTCCTTGTTCATGCTGCTGCGGCAATCTCGATCTCTTCGAGTTGCTTACGTGTTGCGGCTTGGGGTGCTATGGGATCTGCAGGTCACGCTGGTGGATCGCCTGTGCTGCGTGTATTCTCGTTCTATGCCCCGCATGCCTCTGGCGCGCGTGCCGAGCTGGCTGGCCCTGCACCTGTTGCTGTGCGGAGCCGGGAACATGAGGACGATATCGGACCAGGTATGGTCGTTTCAGAATGTCCCACACACGTACTGAGAAGGAGGTCGCCCACCATGGCATGGGGGACGATAACGTGGGTGCTCTGGTTGCTTTTGCTCTGTAACTTCATCGTGCTGTTCGGGATTGAGACACTCACTGGTCACCGACCAGGTCGCCCGGAACCCAGCAGCTGGCGTAGTCGGCTCGTCAGCGCGCTCAGTTGCATGCTGCTGATCGCAGGGGTCGCCTACGGTGTCCGCCGTGGCCCGCAGTCATGGATGCACGACCCCGTCATGACGCTGCTCTTCGCGGGCTTGGTGCTGGTCTCCTTCTGGCCCTGGCTCACGCTCCTGCGGGGTCGTCACCGCAACCGACGTATGGACGGCGCGATGACTTCGAGGGGTACTTGAACAGGTTACCGACGGGCTCCGAGAGCAGCGGCCGGAGCGGTGCCTATTCGTCGGAGCCCAGAGCAATGAGCAGCGTGCCGAACGACACTCCGTGACATGGCCGTACAGTTCGCCAACGCGAGCGAGAGCGATGAGACACGGGCAGACACGAGTCACGCACAGAAGTAACCACTGTGGAGGCCCTGGCTGGGGTGGCGGGAGCGGACGAGGTGGTGGCCGCGTACCGGGACGATGCCGGGCGGGTGGCAGCGTTCCGGTACCGGCTCGACGGGGAAACCGCAGTGCTGCTGGCAGCCAGCGAGGGTGGGCAGGTGACCTGGCCGGTGGTCGCCGGTGGCGCGTTCAGCCCGGCGGGTTGTCCACCGGGGTCTTGGCCCTGCAGCGAGCGCCGCTGCTGTCAGGTCAATCTGCGTAGGGCATATGACTGTTGCTCGCAATGGTGTCAGGCTGCGTGCACCTTCCTCGGTAGACTCGCGTGCGCGACCTGCCTGGCCATCGCCTGCCCGGCGTGTCTGATCCGCGCCTGCGTCTGGTGGTGCGACTGTTGCTGGCAAGATCCGCCGTGGGGACCGTGAGGGAGGCGCGGCGCTCGGCTGGGCTCCTGCAGATGCGACGCGTTCGTTCGGAGAGGTGTCCGGTGCTCGCCGCGTTCGTGCTCGGCATGACGCTCACCCTGATCGGAATCGTGATCCGCCTGCTCACGGCGGTCCGGCACCGCCGCGTCTGGGACATCGTGTACTGGAGCATCATGGTCGTCTGGACGGGTTGGATTCTCTGGGTCAGTCTCCGCAGAGAGGAGACACTCTTTACCATCCTCTTACCGGGATTACTGCCCTGGGCAGAGGCGACGCTCGTGACGCTCTTTTCATGGTCGCGCTCGCCTACCTCGTCAGCGGTCTCAAGCAAGCCCGGGACAGGCGCGCGAAGGAAGCAGCGGACAACGCACGCTGACGGGCGTGCTCGCGAAGAGGGATAGTCGTGTTCACGGCGTTGGGTGTTTGTCTGTCTCTTGCCCGGGCGGCCGGTCCTGGACGACGTGTTGTGCTGAGCCGGGAAGGTGAAGGAGGGCCGGCATGCTGGTTCGGCTCCGCCCGCTGCGCTGCTGAGCACGGGAGGTCCACTCATGGACTGGGCACGCATTTTCTGGATCCTCTGGCTGGCTCTGCTGCTCTACGCGGTGCCGATCGCCGTCATCGAGCTGATACGTGGACGACGACCCTGAGAGTCAGGGCCGAGCCGCTGGTACCGCCGCGTGATCGGCGGTGTCGTCAGTGTGCTCGGTCTCGGCCTGCTCGTCTCCAGCCTGCGCACCAGTTCCCAACCGTCCATGGCGGACATCGTGTACTGGACGTTCCTGCTGACCTGCTTCGGTTTCTGGGTTGCAGTCCGAAGGGAACCGACACTCCTCCCAGAAGAACCCGACTGGCTGGAGGCACTGGTCTCGGCATACTGGTTCGTCGGTGGACTCGCCAGCGTCATCTGGGCGATCAAGAAGGCGAGAGAAAGGCGTACCGATGAAGCGTGCGTGAACGAGCACGCGAACACGCCATGAAGTCTCGGCACTGCGCGGGGAGCAGGATGACGCGACTGACAGACCCAGCGGGAAAAGGGGACAGAGGTGAAGGCGGCACGGAACAGGCGAACGGCGGGCCGGTGGCCGAGCGAAGCGGGATAGGGCATGGCGGGCTGGCAGCGGTCGATCGGGGTAGGGCATCGGACTGTTGCACGGCCTGCTGCGGACTTCCGGACACAGAGGTCGGCTCGGGTGTGCACCGTGCCGGGAAAGCCCCTCTCCTCGTTCGGTCGACGGCCGTGCTGCCGCACCTGCTGCTGGTACGAGCCACCGTGAGTGTCGCACGCAGACTGGACGAGAGGTGGGTCGACGCATGGCTTGGGACAGCTGGTACCCGCTCTTCTCGGTGATCGCCTACTTCGGCAGCTTGTCGATCTTGATCGCAGTTCATGTTTTCTGGATCGTCCGGCGCTTTCGGTCATTCCGCGCGCTCGACTGGGCCTCTGAGCTGCTCGTCACCTGGTCGATCGCGGTAGCCATCTGGCGCGGGATCCGCCGGGGACCGGTCTGGGATACCGACTTGCCGGGGAGTCCAGTCTGGCTGCGCGGCCTCATCGCTCTGGTCGCCGTGATCGTGTCCATTCTCGGGACCTGGTGGCTCATCCGGAAGGCGAACCGGCTGGAGCAGCCGGAGAACCAGGCGCGATCCGCGCTGTCATGACGGGCTGTCTCTCGTTTCGGGCCGTATACGGCCGTGCCAGCGATGACGGAACGGACACGACGTGGCGACGCACCCGCTGTCGCTGTGCACTGCCATTCGCCTGTCGCAACGCCTCGGTCACGCGCCTGGGAGACTGCCATGCGGTACGATACGGGTGCAGGGGCGAATCCACCAGCACGTTCGACAGGCCGGTATCGGTGACTCCCCGTCTGCACTGACACAGGGGCGATCCTGCGTGGGGAGGGAGGTGACGGCGATGGACTGCTCGGTGTTCC from Thermomicrobium sp. 4228-Ro includes the following:
- the upp gene encoding uracil phosphoribosyltransferase — its product is MAEQLVHPTPMRGVPQPRREDVLGQPRLTVLGHPVVTALLTVARDERTPPAEFERVLHELTRFLLYEALRAEPLETFRVPSPTGEEADGGAIRAGLAVLAILRAGLGMLAPVRQLIPAAPIYLVGARRDEETLRSTIYYKKLPGRFDVLRHVVIVDPMLATGGSAVATVQLLRQTYDGPISFLGIIGAPYGVQHLLDADPDVRIYLAALDERLDDRGFIVPGLGDAGDRLFGTH
- a CDS encoding S8 family peptidase, with the protein product MIRNGQRERARRTPVARLLVWVVLLLVAASPLGNPGPTRAEPAARAAPSALDWAVAIDPLRCPVERASGLYAACLARVPADQEPIAPDGTWWRLRFADRARAAEWVARLLQSPGVRYLEPAVQLTYQWMPSEPLVAQQSWLTVSGFPRAWDDTIGRADVVVAVIDSGVAASHPDLAGKLLPGYDYLHRDDDPDDEAGHGTAVAGIIAAAVNGQGIAGGAPGVRLLPLKVGDQIGASSFLIAEAVYGAMERGAQVINLSLGADTPSAALEHAIEQAYEQGIVVVAAAGNSPDAVTFPASYPEVIAVGGATADGKRLASFTSRLTRVDLVAPAENVLTTSWDGQEPGWQPRTGTSFAAPIVSAAAALVRSVAPDSSVEWVRQALRETAQPLDPPGQPGAGSGLLSASGAVERAVVRRFAQAWQRADLPVAAGQATRSWVWGPSAFALGREPYQETRAGTRAVAYFDKARLELTDPDRPPSDPWAVTSGLLAKELSTGLMQVGDATFVRLQPATVPVAGDPDDPTGPTYATLATVLAAPPLDEGEPVVQTIDRAGRIGSEERLAQYGVRAGPLVPETGHRIASVFWDFLQRRDTVYADGAFQTDQLFSPLFAVTGFPITEAYWTRAKVGGVERDVLVQCFERRCLTYTPDNPPGWRVEFGNVGQHYYRWRYGRLPDRPPASDPAAMAPVDGSGHH
- a CDS encoding MFS transporter → MRPGTSAPAGSAASGGAPNWQRTLAALWLAQTLTIIGFSLRTPFLPFFIAELGARDLRSQVLWAGAINAGGAAVMAITAPLWGALADRYGRKLMVLRAMAAGSLTIGLMALATSPWQLFVLRLIEGGFTGTVTASTTLAASTVPKERLGFGLGLMQMAVFSGSAIGPLIGGVLADQIGYRATFALAGSLLLVSALLVFFLVEERFEPPPRRTGQRAAGSETWRLLLAPALLGIVVSLFALRAASMALQPIVPLLVEQLARGSQAVNSLAGLAMGVSGVTSAVASVGLGRLSDRIGQRPLLVASGALAAATFLPLGLTTQVWQVIVLQALFGIASGGMLPTANALVARLTPEERRGTVYGFTTTASSLGAFVGPLVGTALAAALGLHAPFLAIGLALAATVAWVSRALPPVEPGERATALETGRD
- a CDS encoding DNA-binding response regulator — encoded protein: MARILLVPDDALGWQDLAAQLARCPGITAVQLAGNPATAAQLGVTWQPDLVLLGAGLLREQLDPGLRGLVQRAPSVLLAHALPAQLLAALLDAGLPLRGVLTWVDLDRAAVPAVAALLTQSPLPVAGPTAAAQLAALWREQVGRPRLSPVEQRLLPLLAEWDLTYAAIAARMGVTPATVKARVRRLALELGVPAGRGPVVEAARQRGLLPP
- a CDS encoding Tat (twin-arginine translocation) pathway signal sequence domain-containing protein yields the protein MHLQWILASDGACGRCRAIAERVVALGGGRLAARSLRDPAVAAWRERALGPEAPWEPVLLAVAGDRLQAYTGRRLVLQLVRLLGVRRGLALASELRALAPPAGAGPALTRRRVLGRLAGLGTALGLLASGKLAVPGGAHARGQDGGRPWWAVEPIKTSVLDPAAREKLLAEFVAGPDLPAVLGAAELAAVQAAEHRLADGRTLWAAALALPDDQVLAYYVDDAGQKIVLHYRIVTHGVRPQLAPVTPTGGVQRASTLPERELLAQRTCSPPLIPCSCCCGNLDLFELLTCCGLGCYGICRSRWWIACAACILVLCPACLWRACRAGWPCTCCCAEPGT